A window of Ignavibacterium sp. contains these coding sequences:
- a CDS encoding DMT family transporter, whose translation MWLPLLAVIFWGASFIATKFLLEEVSPETIISLRLILAIILLTIVALITKSDFSINLKNHLRILLLAAVAVFHLWIQITGLKYTTAANTGWIIGTAPIFIALLGFIFLKEKLNSIKISGIVIAFVGLLLLVGKGNPLNIDLVKNVGDLLVLFSSFTWGVYSIINKKISLNYSPLMTILYLFILMALIIIPFNINKKAVDSIIHLSTIGWISILFLGLLCSGVAYVIWAYSLREMESAKVGAYLYLEPFVTVLTAWLFLKEEITALMVLSGLLIIFGVYLVNKE comes from the coding sequence ATCTGGTTACCTCTGCTTGCAGTAATCTTTTGGGGAGCATCTTTTATCGCAACAAAGTTTTTGCTTGAAGAAGTCTCACCTGAAACTATTATTTCACTTCGCTTAATTCTTGCAATAATTTTACTAACGATTGTTGCACTAATTACCAAATCTGATTTTTCAATAAATCTGAAAAATCATTTAAGAATATTACTACTTGCTGCTGTGGCCGTTTTTCATTTATGGATTCAGATTACAGGATTGAAATACACTACCGCAGCCAACACCGGTTGGATTATCGGTACTGCTCCGATTTTTATTGCTTTACTCGGATTTATCTTTCTTAAAGAAAAACTTAATTCGATAAAAATTTCAGGAATTGTAATTGCTTTTGTGGGACTTTTGCTCTTAGTGGGGAAAGGAAATCCGCTTAACATAGACCTGGTTAAAAATGTTGGTGATCTGCTTGTTTTGTTCAGTTCATTTACCTGGGGAGTTTATTCAATCATAAATAAAAAAATTTCTTTAAACTATTCACCGTTAATGACAATTTTATATCTTTTTATTTTGATGGCACTGATTATAATTCCGTTCAACATAAATAAAAAAGCTGTTGATTCTATCATTCATCTTTCAACAATTGGATGGATAAGTATTTTATTTCTGGGATTATTGTGTTCCGGGGTTGCATATGTAATATGGGCTTATTCACTTCGTGAGATGGAATCGGCAAAAGTTGGTGCGTATCTTTATCTCGAACCATTTGTTACTGTATTGACAGCGTGGTTATTTCTTAAAGAAGAAATCACCGCATTGATGGTATTAAGTGGTCTGTTAATAATTTTTGGTGTTTATCTGGTTAATAAG